The following proteins come from a genomic window of Pararhodobacter sp.:
- a CDS encoding RluA family pseudouridine synthase → MDEGLPLEIDVVIGANPPDRLDKALARDVPEEAALSRSRLSKLIAEGAVSLNGEIITNAKAKVAEGDAFVITVEPPEDLDALPENIPLSVVYEDAELIVIDKPAGMVVHPAPGTPHGTLVNALLYHCGETLSGIGGSKRPGIVHRIDKETSGLLVVAKTDRAHHGLAAQFEAHTAERRYLAVVHGMPDPGDPRLNGCKGVNFETGGVLKITTRLERHRFDRQKQAVFFDRGRHAVTRARAIESFGSPVQASLVECRLETGRTHQIRVHMAHVGHGLIGDPVYGGKRKASPAALSAAGVEALATFPRQALHAATLGFVHPVSDERLSFEAPLPQDMRDLLMALGWAG, encoded by the coding sequence ATGGACGAGGGTCTGCCTTTGGAAATCGACGTGGTCATTGGCGCGAACCCGCCCGACCGCCTTGATAAGGCCTTGGCGCGCGATGTGCCAGAGGAAGCGGCCTTGTCGCGATCACGGCTGTCCAAGCTGATCGCCGAGGGGGCGGTCAGTCTGAATGGCGAGATCATCACCAACGCCAAGGCGAAAGTGGCCGAGGGCGACGCGTTTGTTATCACCGTCGAACCCCCTGAGGATCTGGACGCGCTGCCCGAAAACATCCCGCTGAGTGTGGTTTATGAGGATGCCGAGTTGATCGTCATCGACAAACCGGCGGGCATGGTGGTGCATCCTGCGCCGGGTACGCCGCACGGGACGCTGGTCAACGCCTTGTTGTATCATTGCGGCGAGACCCTGTCGGGGATTGGCGGGTCCAAGCGACCCGGCATTGTGCACCGGATCGACAAGGAGACCTCGGGGCTTCTGGTGGTCGCCAAGACCGACCGCGCGCATCACGGGTTGGCCGCGCAATTCGAGGCGCATACCGCTGAGCGGCGCTATCTGGCGGTGGTGCATGGCATGCCGGATCCGGGCGACCCGCGGTTGAACGGCTGCAAGGGCGTGAATTTCGAGACCGGCGGCGTGTTGAAGATCACCACGCGGCTGGAGCGGCATCGTTTTGACCGCCAGAAACAGGCGGTGTTCTTTGATCGCGGGCGCCATGCGGTGACGCGGGCGCGGGCAATCGAGAGTTTCGGGTCGCCGGTTCAGGCCTCGTTGGTGGAGTGTCGGTTGGAAACCGGGCGCACGCATCAGATCCGGGTGCATATGGCGCATGTCGGGCATGGGCTGATTGGCGATCCGGTCTATGGCGGCAAGCGCAAAGCGTCGCCCGCGGCCCTGTCGGCGGCGGGTGTCGAGGCCTTGGCGACATTTCCGCGTCAGGCGCTGCATGCCGCGACGCTGGGATTCGTACACCCGGTTTCCGATGAGCGCCTGAGTTTTGAAGCACCACTGCCGCAGGATATGCGGGATTTGTTGATGGCCTTGGGTTGGGCGGGTTGA
- a CDS encoding DUF6476 family protein produces the protein MSDSDDTTSLPPELRFLKLLVTTLAGVMIVGLVAIVGLLVTRLGTAAPLPELPASVILPQGATPAAVTFARDWLVVVTEAGEILLYDRDGVLINQMPRP, from the coding sequence ATGTCCGATTCAGATGACACGACATCCCTCCCGCCTGAGTTGCGGTTCCTGAAATTGCTGGTGACCACCCTTGCGGGGGTGATGATTGTCGGGCTTGTAGCCATCGTTGGCCTGCTTGTCACGCGGCTCGGCACGGCAGCGCCCCTGCCCGAACTGCCCGCCAGCGTGATCCTGCCCCAAGGTGCCACCCCCGCCGCCGTCACCTTTGCCCGCGACTGGCTGGTGGTGGTCACCGAGGCCGGAGAGATCCTGCTCTATGACCGCGACGGCGTGCTGATCAATCAAATGCCGCGCCCCTGA
- a CDS encoding helix-turn-helix transcriptional regulator produces MNNAVELQEFAAQLRTHEDPFSVFQSFIEDHGGKGYFYGFAGMKSDFLEFNYSKALFSHHTYGDDWAKTSGPERAIDHDTTIARLLAGEDYVEWVPENISEYVSHYTPEQHKQVSSEHGMGLKFGCSIAIDRSAFGLSGMGFWTTAVTSGHEFRQLWSRYGAQICQGAAMLDMHIRKDQPNLLIGLTAREIDCISWLAAGLRPSEICWKLQISEKTFEKHISNAKQKLKSRTRDNAVAKAILFGLIKM; encoded by the coding sequence ATGAACAATGCGGTAGAACTTCAGGAATTCGCCGCGCAACTCCGCACGCATGAGGATCCTTTCTCTGTGTTCCAGAGTTTTATCGAGGACCATGGCGGCAAGGGCTATTTTTACGGCTTCGCGGGTATGAAATCGGATTTCTTGGAGTTCAATTATTCCAAGGCGCTTTTCTCGCATCATACCTATGGCGACGATTGGGCAAAAACCTCGGGCCCCGAACGCGCAATCGACCATGATACAACAATCGCACGCCTGCTTGCGGGTGAGGATTATGTCGAATGGGTGCCCGAGAATATCTCGGAGTACGTGAGTCATTATACCCCCGAACAGCATAAACAAGTGTCATCCGAACACGGCATGGGGCTCAAGTTTGGCTGCTCCATCGCCATAGATCGCAGTGCCTTCGGGCTTTCGGGGATGGGTTTCTGGACGACTGCCGTCACATCTGGCCACGAATTCCGACAGTTGTGGAGCCGGTACGGGGCGCAGATCTGCCAAGGTGCGGCCATGCTTGACATGCATATCCGCAAGGACCAGCCAAATCTCCTGATTGGCCTGACCGCCCGTGAAATCGACTGTATCAGTTGGCTTGCGGCGGGTTTGCGGCCATCCGAAATCTGCTGGAAGCTCCAGATATCCGAAAAAACCTTTGAAAAACACATCTCCAACGCCAAACAGAAACTGAAATCCCGGACCCGTGACAACGCCGTGGCCAAGGCGATCTTATTTGGCCTGATCAAGATGTGA
- the trmB gene encoding tRNA (guanine(46)-N(7))-methyltransferase TrmB yields the protein MSDNRKPDLPPHPALTALRTHRNFYGRVHGKTLRPTQKEYLSQDLSALRLRNVAVDENPERRTLALSDIPGSGPIWLEIGFGGGEHLAHIAGRYPDVRLIGCEPFVNGVAMLLGLLRRNPVQNTLIHPGDVRDLFDVLPDACLDKVFLNYPDPWPKARHHRRRFVTPDHLTPLHRVMTPGAEFRVATDIPDYARQTLEEVPAAGFTLVSDSVTAWDDWFSTRYEQKALREGRVPQYMTFRRE from the coding sequence ATGAGTGACAATCGCAAACCCGACCTGCCGCCGCATCCCGCGTTGACCGCGCTGCGCACGCATCGCAATTTCTATGGCCGTGTGCATGGCAAGACCCTGCGCCCGACGCAAAAAGAGTATCTGTCGCAGGATCTGTCGGCCTTGCGGCTGCGCAATGTTGCGGTGGATGAAAACCCCGAGCGCCGGACCTTGGCGCTGTCCGATATTCCGGGTTCGGGGCCGATCTGGTTGGAAATCGGCTTTGGCGGCGGCGAGCATCTGGCGCATATCGCGGGGCGGTATCCGGATGTGCGGTTGATTGGCTGCGAGCCGTTCGTCAACGGCGTGGCCATGCTGCTGGGTCTGCTGCGGCGCAATCCGGTGCAGAACACGTTGATCCACCCGGGTGACGTGCGCGATCTGTTCGATGTGCTGCCCGATGCCTGTCTGGACAAGGTGTTCCTGAATTACCCGGACCCCTGGCCCAAGGCGCGCCACCATCGCCGCCGCTTTGTGACGCCGGATCATCTGACCCCGTTGCACCGGGTGATGACGCCGGGCGCCGAGTTTCGGGTGGCCACGGATATCCCCGACTATGCGCGTCAGACATTGGAAGAGGTGCCGGCGGCGGGGTTCACGCTGGTGTCGGACAGTGTCACGGCGTGGGACGACTGGTTTTCGACCCGCTATGAGCAAAAGGCGCTGCGCGAGGGGCGGGTGCCGCAATACATGACATTCCGGCGGGAGTGA
- a CDS encoding DMT family transporter — protein sequence MPETVRYALIMLAAGIGIPVLAALNAQLGARIGSPTVAAVVLFCVALLGAIVVMVATQGPAGFSALTTQPKHLFLAGLLVCFYVLSVTIVAPRFGVGNAVFFVLMGQMISAALIDQFGLFGAIVRPLTVMRASGLGVMALGLFLIQRA from the coding sequence ATGCCCGAGACAGTCCGATACGCGTTGATCATGTTGGCGGCCGGGATTGGCATTCCGGTGTTGGCGGCGCTGAATGCGCAACTGGGTGCGCGGATCGGATCGCCCACCGTGGCGGCGGTCGTGCTGTTTTGTGTCGCCTTGCTCGGTGCCATCGTGGTCATGGTGGCGACGCAGGGCCCCGCTGGGTTCAGCGCGCTGACCACCCAGCCCAAACACCTGTTTCTGGCCGGGTTGCTGGTCTGTTTCTATGTCCTGTCCGTCACCATCGTCGCGCCGCGGTTCGGCGTTGGCAATGCGGTGTTCTTCGTGCTCATGGGGCAGATGATCTCGGCGGCGCTGATCGACCAGTTTGGCCTGTTTGGTGCGATCGTGCGGCCACTGACGGTGATGCGTGCCTCGGGCCTGGGCGTGATGGCGTTGGGGCTGTTTCTGATCCAACGGGCGTAA
- a CDS encoding DUF6958 family protein has product MSRQTDTIEVQNINAPDHITRVDRAKYDAMKAALLAVLPREAPGLTAAEAKAGLLPHLDDMVFPGGEKSGWWLKCVQLDLEAKNVIKRADTKPLRWHRV; this is encoded by the coding sequence ATGAGCCGTCAGACCGATACAATCGAAGTCCAGAACATCAATGCCCCGGATCACATCACCCGCGTTGACCGGGCGAAATACGATGCGATGAAAGCGGCCTTGTTGGCCGTCCTGCCGCGCGAGGCCCCCGGCCTCACGGCGGCCGAGGCCAAAGCCGGGCTCTTGCCGCATCTGGACGACATGGTGTTTCCCGGCGGCGAAAAATCAGGCTGGTGGCTGAAATGCGTGCAACTCGATCTTGAGGCCAAGAACGTGATCAAACGCGCGGATACAAAACCCCTGCGCTGGCACAGGGTATGA
- the metK gene encoding methionine adenosyltransferase, giving the protein MSRKNYIFTSESVSEGHPDKVCDRISDSILDAFLAQEPEARVACETFATTNRVVIGGEVGLSDQAKLAEYMGRIDGIVRECIRDIGYEQDKFHWDTVEITNLLHEQSAHIAQGVNASGNKDEGAGDQGIMFGYATDETEALMPAPIQYAHAILRRLAEVRKSGEAAVLGPDAKSQLSVRYVDGKPVEVTSIVLSTQHLDETMTSGDVRAVVEPYIRQVLPDGWLTPTTEWHVNPTGKFVIGGPDGDAGLTGRKIIVDTYGGAAPHGGGAFSGKDPTKVDRSAAYAARYLAKNIVAAGLAKRCTLQLSYAIGVSQPLSIYVDTHGTGTIPDEQIERAVRTAMDLTPRGIRTKLQLNKPIYARTAAYGHFGRAPEADGGFSWERTDLIDTLRAGV; this is encoded by the coding sequence ATGAGTCGTAAGAATTATATTTTCACCTCGGAATCCGTTTCCGAGGGGCATCCGGACAAGGTCTGCGACCGGATTTCGGATTCAATCCTCGATGCGTTTTTGGCCCAGGAACCCGAGGCGCGTGTCGCCTGCGAGACCTTTGCCACCACCAACCGCGTGGTGATCGGTGGCGAAGTCGGGCTGTCGGACCAAGCCAAACTGGCGGAATACATGGGCCGCATCGACGGGATCGTGCGCGAGTGCATTCGGGACATCGGCTATGAGCAAGACAAGTTCCACTGGGACACGGTCGAGATCACCAACCTGTTGCACGAACAATCCGCACATATCGCGCAAGGCGTCAACGCATCCGGCAACAAGGATGAGGGGGCCGGCGATCAAGGCATCATGTTCGGCTATGCCACCGACGAGACCGAGGCGCTGATGCCCGCGCCGATCCAATACGCCCACGCGATTCTGCGGCGTTTGGCCGAGGTGCGCAAATCGGGCGAAGCGGCGGTGCTGGGCCCGGATGCGAAATCGCAATTGTCGGTGCGCTATGTCGATGGCAAACCGGTTGAGGTCACGTCGATTGTCCTGAGCACGCAGCATCTGGACGAGACAATGACCTCGGGTGACGTGCGCGCCGTGGTCGAGCCCTATATTCGGCAGGTGTTGCCCGATGGCTGGCTGACACCAACGACCGAATGGCATGTGAACCCGACCGGGAAATTCGTGATCGGCGGGCCGGATGGCGACGCGGGCCTGACCGGTCGCAAGATCATCGTCGATACCTATGGTGGCGCGGCCCCGCATGGCGGCGGCGCGTTCTCGGGCAAGGATCCGACCAAAGTGGACCGCTCGGCGGCCTATGCGGCGCGCTATCTGGCAAAGAACATCGTTGCGGCGGGCCTGGCCAAGCGTTGCACGTTGCAATTGTCGTATGCCATCGGCGTCTCGCAGCCGTTGTCGATCTATGTCGATACGCATGGCACCGGCACGATCCCCGACGAGCAAATCGAGCGTGCGGTGCGGACGGCGATGGATTTGACGCCGCGCGGGATTCGGACCAAGTTGCAGTTGAACAAGCCGATCTATGCGCGCACGGCGGCCTATGGCCACTTCGGGCGCGCGCCCGAGGCCGATGGCGGCTTCAGCTGGGAGCGCACGGACCTGATTGACACCCTCCGCGCGGGCGTTTGA
- the lnt gene encoding apolipoprotein N-acyltransferase has product MRAVLTGRYGRGLIALGLGGVAALGQAPWGAWPVTVVALAALMALVARSTSARAGFWAGWLAGTAHFALCLAWIVEPFLIEPERHGWMAPFALVFMAGGLALFWAVAAGLATASVRAPVARVWAFAGAFVAFEAVRGYIFTGFPWALSGHIWIGTPMDQSAALGGALMLSAWALGLAAALATAALRAAAGRILRAGVVAGAGVLALASAWGWGAARLAQPVPLGTGVPIRLVQANVPQHLKWQPDLVMEFFNRHLDLSAAPGETVPQLVIWPESAAPFLLNDAGSGLRMIAEAAQAPVVFGVDRRARTEDGLVQYFNSLAMIDTEGQIMAQYDKHHLVPFGEYVPLVAYLPGDWRGLAARVLSGYAPGPGPRVIDLGAAGRVVPLICYEAVFARSLHTEERPDWILQITNDAWFGTRSGPFQHLAQAQLRAVETGLPLVRVANTGVTAVIDPMGRIVASLGLGERGFLDSTVPGALVPTPYAQVGDGPWTIGLSILVLFLGARVWRRRVRHRV; this is encoded by the coding sequence GTGCGCGCGGTCCTGACCGGGCGCTACGGGCGCGGGTTGATCGCCCTTGGTTTGGGCGGCGTGGCGGCATTGGGGCAGGCCCCCTGGGGGGCGTGGCCTGTCACGGTTGTGGCGTTGGCCGCGCTCATGGCGCTGGTGGCGCGGTCAACCTCGGCGCGCGCGGGGTTCTGGGCCGGGTGGTTGGCCGGAACCGCGCATTTCGCGCTGTGTCTGGCATGGATTGTCGAGCCCTTTCTGATCGAGCCCGAACGCCACGGCTGGATGGCGCCTTTTGCGCTGGTCTTCATGGCGGGAGGGTTGGCGCTGTTCTGGGCGGTGGCCGCTGGGCTTGCAACGGCCTCGGTCCGCGCGCCGGTCGCGCGGGTCTGGGCCTTTGCCGGGGCGTTTGTGGCATTCGAGGCGGTGCGCGGCTATATTTTCACCGGCTTTCCCTGGGCGTTGAGCGGCCATATCTGGATCGGCACGCCGATGGATCAGAGCGCGGCGCTGGGCGGCGCGCTGATGTTGAGCGCTTGGGCACTGGGCCTGGCGGCTGCTTTGGCAACGGCTGCCTTGCGCGCGGCGGCGGGGCGGATCCTGCGCGCCGGTGTGGTTGCCGGGGCGGGCGTTCTGGCGCTGGCGTCGGCCTGGGGCTGGGGTGCGGCGCGGTTGGCGCAGCCGGTGCCGTTGGGCACGGGGGTGCCGATCCGGCTGGTGCAAGCCAATGTGCCGCAGCATCTGAAGTGGCAGCCTGATCTGGTGATGGAGTTTTTCAACCGTCATCTGGACCTGAGCGCAGCCCCCGGCGAAACCGTGCCGCAGCTTGTCATCTGGCCCGAATCCGCCGCGCCGTTCTTGTTGAACGACGCGGGCAGCGGGCTGCGCATGATCGCCGAGGCGGCGCAGGCCCCGGTGGTGTTCGGCGTGGACCGGCGCGCGCGCACCGAAGACGGGCTTGTGCAGTATTTCAATTCGCTGGCGATGATCGACACCGAGGGTCAGATCATGGCGCAATATGACAAGCACCACCTTGTGCCGTTTGGCGAATATGTGCCGCTGGTCGCGTATCTGCCCGGCGATTGGCGCGGCTTGGCGGCGCGGGTTCTGTCGGGCTATGCGCCGGGTCCGGGGCCGCGGGTCATTGACCTGGGCGCCGCGGGCCGCGTGGTGCCGCTGATCTGCTACGAAGCCGTGTTCGCCCGCAGCCTGCACACCGAGGAACGCCCTGACTGGATCTTGCAGATCACCAATGACGCCTGGTTCGGCACGCGCAGTGGTCCCTTTCAACATCTGGCGCAAGCGCAGCTTCGCGCGGTGGAAACCGGCCTGCCGTTGGTGCGGGTTGCCAATACCGGGGTGACGGCGGTGATTGATCCGATGGGACGTATTGTCGCGTCCTTGGGGTTGGGCGAGAGGGGGTTTCTGGACAGCACGGTTCCGGGTGCGCTTGTACCGACGCCTTATGCTCAGGTCGGCGATGGGCCCTGGACGATTGGGCTGTCAATCCTGGTGCTTTTTCTGGGTGCCAGGGTTTGGCGGCGCCGCGTGCGGCATCGGGTGTAA
- a CDS encoding transporter associated domain-containing protein, producing MTDSHTGTGPADTLDVSEDPDPSPDDSTQQRGLLGRLFDAFTPNEAEDPAERALNESMRQVLPGLANLRRLRVADVAVPKAEIVSISHDTTIDDLIAIFRESGFSRLPVYHETLDKPMGLLLLKDLVLNRAFDLRNGDLVIDELLRPLLFVPPSMPLVILLQKMQAGRMHMALVIDEYGGVDGLVTIEDLLEQVVGQIEDEHDTEDEHLWQAEAPGVWLIQARALLEDLHEALGIDLAEGIDDDEVDTLGGLIFVLLGRVPARGEVIALPAGHEIEVIEADPRRVKRLRLRLAGTGDSVSGD from the coding sequence ATGACCGATTCTCATACGGGCACTGGCCCCGCCGACACCCTCGATGTGTCGGAAGACCCCGACCCTAGTCCGGACGATAGCACGCAGCAACGTGGGCTGCTTGGTCGCTTGTTCGATGCGTTCACGCCCAACGAGGCCGAGGATCCCGCAGAGCGCGCGCTCAACGAGTCCATGCGGCAGGTCTTGCCGGGCTTGGCCAATCTGCGCCGTTTGCGTGTGGCGGATGTGGCGGTTCCCAAGGCAGAAATCGTGTCCATCTCGCATGACACGACGATTGATGACCTGATCGCGATTTTCCGCGAATCCGGGTTTTCGCGTTTGCCGGTCTATCACGAGACGCTGGACAAGCCGATGGGGCTGTTGTTGCTCAAGGATCTGGTGCTGAACCGGGCGTTTGACCTGCGCAACGGCGATCTGGTGATCGACGAATTGCTGCGCCCGTTGCTCTTTGTGCCGCCGTCGATGCCATTGGTGATCCTGCTGCAGAAAATGCAGGCCGGACGGATGCATATGGCGCTGGTGATTGACGAATACGGCGGTGTGGATGGTCTGGTCACCATCGAGGATTTGCTGGAGCAGGTCGTCGGCCAGATCGAAGATGAACACGACACCGAGGACGAACATTTGTGGCAGGCCGAAGCGCCCGGTGTGTGGCTGATTCAGGCGCGCGCGTTGTTGGAGGATCTGCACGAGGCACTGGGCATTGATCTGGCCGAGGGGATCGACGACGACGAAGTGGATACGCTGGGCGGGCTGATCTTTGTGCTGCTGGGCCGGGTTCCGGCGCGTGGCGAAGTCATCGCACTCCCTGCCGGGCATGAGATCGAGGTGATCGAGGCCGATCCGCGCCGCGTGAAACGGCTGCGGCTGCGGCTGGCGGGCACGGGCGACAGCGTCAGCGGCGACTGA
- the ybeY gene encoding rRNA maturation RNase YbeY → MHVEIDITDARWAALDLNTLVARASAATLAFLGYDPAAFEVSVLACDDQRIQALNSQFRAKDSATNVLSWPTWDLSAETPGNAPDPAEPGTPEDPEALGDVALAYETCFDEARAQNKTPGDHVTHLVVHSVLHLLGYDHQTDEDAVLMEETERSVLAQLGIADPYAQNDSAMPLGVAALD, encoded by the coding sequence ATGCACGTCGAAATTGATATCACAGACGCCCGATGGGCCGCGTTGGACCTGAACACTTTGGTGGCGCGGGCAAGTGCGGCGACCCTTGCGTTTCTGGGCTATGACCCGGCCGCATTCGAGGTCAGCGTGCTGGCCTGTGATGATCAGCGCATCCAGGCACTGAATAGCCAGTTTCGTGCCAAGGACAGCGCGACCAATGTGCTCTCGTGGCCGACATGGGATCTGAGCGCCGAGACGCCGGGTAACGCGCCGGACCCTGCCGAGCCGGGCACGCCCGAGGACCCCGAGGCGCTGGGCGACGTGGCATTGGCCTATGAGACGTGTTTCGACGAGGCGCGGGCGCAGAACAAGACGCCCGGCGACCATGTGACGCATTTGGTCGTGCATTCTGTGCTGCATTTGCTGGGTTATGACCATCAAACCGACGAAGATGCGGTTTTGATGGAGGAAACCGAGCGTTCAGTCCTTGCGCAACTGGGGATTGCCGACCCATATGCACAGAACGACTCAGCGATGCCACTTGGCGTCGCGGCCTTGGATTAA
- a CDS encoding Fe2+-dependent dioxygenase — protein sequence MPVTLDPLLTKSETTVLHAAASALDFEDGARTAGAVARAVKVNQQATPGPATQAVLDKVQTALLANPVFQAIAYPRHFAALMVTRTEGGGHYGPHVDNALIAGVRADLSVTLFLSDPARYDGGALVISDRIEDRAFKLPQGAAVVYPSNTLHHVEPVTKGSRLVVVGWVQSWVQDPAQREILFDLWQAIQSTQDPDQARLLSKSRSNLIRMWAH from the coding sequence ATGCCCGTCACGCTTGACCCCTTGCTCACGAAATCCGAGACCACGGTGCTCCACGCCGCGGCCTCGGCGCTGGATTTTGAGGATGGCGCAAGAACCGCGGGCGCCGTGGCGCGCGCCGTCAAAGTCAACCAGCAGGCAACCCCCGGACCCGCCACGCAAGCGGTGCTGGACAAGGTGCAAACCGCGCTGCTGGCAAATCCGGTGTTTCAGGCCATCGCCTACCCGCGCCATTTCGCCGCCTTGATGGTGACGCGCACCGAAGGCGGCGGCCACTACGGGCCGCATGTCGACAACGCGCTGATCGCCGGGGTCCGCGCCGACCTCAGTGTCACGCTGTTCCTGTCAGACCCGGCGCGCTATGACGGCGGCGCGCTGGTGATCTCGGACCGGATCGAGGATCGCGCCTTCAAGCTGCCACAAGGGGCGGCCGTGGTCTATCCGTCGAACACGCTGCATCACGTTGAACCGGTCACTAAGGGCTCTCGATTGGTCGTGGTCGGTTGGGTGCAAAGCTGGGTCCAGGACCCGGCGCAGCGTGAGATCCTGTTCGATCTGTGGCAGGCGATCCAATCCACGCAAGACCCGGACCAGGCGCGGCTCTTGTCGAAATCCCGCTCCAACCTGATCCGCATGTGGGCGCATTGA
- a CDS encoding PhoH family protein yields the protein MGISALTPPAASGDPQQTMLEFADNRLLIDLCGEYDRNLVKLEQELDVQIVRRGNQLHIMGELAMRERAAEALKALYARLSGGKEVEQGDVSGAVNLSAGEKPEHQLEMFRSGQVEIKTRKKTVAPRTKAQQDYARALFEQTLNFGIGPAGTGKTYIAVAAAVNFFIEGHVDKIILSRPAVEAGEKLGYLPGDMKDKVDPYMQPLYDALNDFFPSKMLAKLMEDKRIEIAPLAFMRGRTLSSAFVVLDEAQNATEMQMKMFLTRLGEGSRMAITGDRTQVDLPRGHTSGLAAAEQILKGIPGIGFNYFTAADVVRHPLVAKIVAAYDTYEAKVTR from the coding sequence TTGGGAATCAGCGCGCTGACTCCTCCGGCGGCGTCCGGAGATCCGCAGCAAACGATGCTGGAATTTGCGGACAATCGTCTCTTGATTGATTTATGCGGTGAGTATGACCGCAATCTTGTGAAGCTGGAACAAGAGTTGGACGTACAGATCGTGCGTCGGGGCAATCAATTGCACATCATGGGCGAGCTTGCGATGCGTGAGCGCGCCGCCGAGGCGCTGAAGGCGCTCTATGCGCGGCTGTCGGGTGGAAAAGAGGTCGAGCAGGGCGACGTTTCCGGGGCGGTGAACCTGTCGGCGGGCGAGAAGCCGGAGCATCAGCTGGAAATGTTCCGCAGTGGACAGGTCGAGATCAAGACCCGCAAGAAAACCGTGGCGCCGCGTACCAAGGCGCAGCAGGATTACGCGCGGGCCTTGTTCGAGCAGACGCTGAATTTCGGCATTGGTCCGGCGGGGACCGGCAAGACCTATATTGCGGTGGCGGCGGCGGTGAATTTTTTCATCGAGGGGCATGTCGACAAGATCATCCTGTCGCGGCCGGCGGTGGAGGCGGGGGAAAAGCTGGGCTATCTGCCGGGCGACATGAAGGACAAGGTCGATCCCTACATGCAGCCGCTTTATGACGCGCTGAACGACTTTTTCCCGTCGAAAATGTTGGCCAAGCTGATGGAGGACAAGCGCATCGAGATCGCGCCGCTGGCCTTCATGCGCGGGCGCACCTTGTCGAGCGCGTTTGTGGTGCTGGATGAGGCGCAGAACGCCACCGAGATGCAGATGAAAATGTTCCTGACGCGGCTGGGCGAGGGGTCGCGCATGGCGATCACCGGCGACCGGACCCAGGTCGATCTGCCGCGCGGGCATACCAGTGGTTTGGCCGCCGCCGAGCAGATCCTGAAGGGTATTCCGGGGATCGGGTTCAATTATTTCACGGCGGCGGATGTGGTCCGGCACCCGTTGGTGGCCAAGATCGTCGCGGCCTATGATACCTATGAGGCCAAGGTAACGCGCTAA
- a CDS encoding OmpA family protein: MAVVKSVSKAVRLIAGATAMALMLTGLTATDAAAQRQRTIVGERYVPTIWIDPDGCEHWVIDNGIEGYMTPNRTPDGRPVCHRTNVCLTESTDTLFATGSHALRPGAEARLMSFFRGNNATAYVIYGHTDPRGGFEYNMNLSENRARVVANVAIAAGGGRVATVRGFGPMNPVASNSTAAGMARNRRVEVLCVQ; encoded by the coding sequence ATGGCTGTGGTTAAGTCTGTTTCCAAAGCTGTCCGGCTGATTGCTGGTGCCACTGCCATGGCGCTTATGCTGACGGGTCTGACGGCGACCGATGCTGCGGCGCAACGCCAGCGGACGATCGTCGGGGAACGCTATGTGCCGACAATCTGGATTGATCCGGATGGGTGCGAACACTGGGTGATCGACAACGGCATCGAGGGGTATATGACGCCCAATCGGACGCCTGACGGACGTCCGGTGTGTCATCGGACCAACGTGTGCCTGACGGAAAGCACCGACACGCTTTTCGCAACCGGGAGCCATGCCTTGCGTCCGGGTGCAGAGGCGCGGTTGATGTCGTTCTTCCGCGGCAACAACGCGACGGCCTATGTGATCTATGGTCACACCGACCCGCGTGGGGGATTCGAGTACAACATGAACCTGTCCGAGAATCGGGCGCGTGTCGTGGCGAACGTTGCGATTGCCGCCGGCGGCGGTCGGGTTGCAACGGTGCGGGGCTTTGGCCCGATGAATCCAGTGGCGTCGAACAGCACGGCAGCGGGCATGGCGCGCAATCGTCGTGTTGAAGTGCTGTGCGTGCAGTGA